Within the Enterobacter roggenkampii genome, the region CGCAGACGTACCTCTTCGACACACTCTTCCGGCAGTTCACCGATAAAGCGCGACGGACGGTGATAGACCTCTTTGCCATACAAACGGCGGGTTTCAGCGTAGGTCAGCGTCAGCTTCTGCATCGCTCGCGTCACGCCCACGTAGGCCAGACGGCGTTCCTCTTCCAGACGTCCGCCTTCATCCAGCGACATCTGGCTCGGGAACATCCCCTCTTCCATGCCAACGATAAACACCTGCGGGAACTCCAGACCTTTGGCGGAGTGCAGCGTCATGAGCTGAACCGCATCCTGCCAGGTGTCCGCCTGCCCTTCGCCCGCTTCCAGCGCGGCGTGGGAGAGGAACGCCTGCAGCGGCATCAGGTCTTCGTCTTCTTCGTTGTAGCTGAACTGGCGCGTTGCCGTGACCAGTTCCTCTAAGTTCTCAATACGGGTCTGGCCCTTCTCGCCTTTTTCCTGCTCGTACATGGTGCGCAGGCCGGAGTCTTTAATCACCCGGTCGGTCTGCACGTGCAGCGGCATGTCGGCGGTTTCCTGCGCCAGGGCGTCAATCAGTTCAAGGAAGCGCTGCAGGGCGCTGGCCGCGCGTCCGGCAAGGGCCTTTTCCTGCAGCAGCTCGCGGCACGCCTGCCACAGCGTCAGCTGACGGTCGCGCGAGGCCTGACGCACCACATCCAGCGTGCGGTCGCCAATCCCGCGGGTCGGCGTGTTGACCACGCGTTCAAACGCCGCGTCGTCGTTACGGTTGGCAATGAGGCGCAGATACGAGAGCGCATCTTTAATTTCCTGACGTTCGAAGAAGCGCATACCGCCGTAAATGCGGTACGGCATCCCCACCTGCAGCAGCGCCTCTTCCAGCACGCGCGACTGGGCGTTGCTGCGATAGAGAATGGCACACTGCTCCAGCGCGCCGCCGTTGTCCTGCCAGGTTTTGATGCGGTTGACCACGAAGCGCGCTTCGTCGAGCTCGTTGAAGGCGCAGTAGATCGAAATCGGTTCGCCGTCGACGCCGTCGGTCCACAGTTTTTTACCCAGACGCCCGTTGTTGTTTTCAATCAGGGCGTTGGCCGCGCTGAGGATATTGCTGGTCGAGCGGTAGTTCTGCTCCAGACGGATGGTTTCGGCGCCGGGGAAGTCGTTAAGGAAGCGCTGAATGTTTTCCACCTGCGCGCCTCGCCAGCCGTAGATGGACTGATCGTCATCGCCCACGATCATCACCTTGCCGGTATCGCCGGCCAGCAGGCGGATCCACGCGTACTGGATGTTGTTGGTATCCTGGAATTCGTCCACCAGAATGTTGGTGAAGCGTTCACGGTAGTGCTGCAGGATGTGCGGCTTGTTGAGCCACAGCTCGTGGGCGCGCAGCAGCAGCTCGGCGAAATCCACCAGGCCGGCGCGATCGCAGGCTTCCTGATAGGCCTTGTAGACGTTCTGCCAGGTCTGCTCGACCGGGTTGCCGAAGCTCTGAATATGGTGCGGGCGCAGCCCTTCGTCTTTCTGGCCGTTGATGTACCACATCGCCTGACGCGGCGGCCACTGCTTCTCGTCGAGGTTCATCGCCTTGATCAGGCGCTTCAGCAGACGGAGCTGGTCTTCGCTGTCGAGGATCTGGAAATCCTGCGGCAGGTTGGCGTCCATGTGGTGCGCACGCAGCAGGCGGTGCGCCAGACCGTGGAAGGTGCCAACCCACATGCCGCCCTGGCTGGTGCCCATCAGCTGGGCGATGCGGTGGCGCATCTCCGCCGCCGCCTTGTTGGTGAACGTGACCGCCATGATGGAGTACGGCGAGCAGTTTTCCACGCTCTGCAGCCAGGCGATACGGTGAACCAGCACGCGCGTCTTACCACTGCCCGCTCCAGCCAGCACCAGCAGGTTGGTGCGCGAGGCGGCAACCGCATCACGCTGTTTGTCATTAAGGCTGTCGAGCAGGTAAGAAACGTCCATTGGCACCGTCACATAGTATTTAGGAACAGAGCAAAACGCCCGGTGGCGCTTCGCTTACCGGGCCTACAACTGCAAAACCCTGGTAATTTATACAATATTACTGGTGATTATATCAGCGTCGTGAGGGATGCCAACCGCGAAATTTCCACGTGCGGCAGAAGACGGCTATCGGAGGCGATCATCAGGTCAGCATTTTCCGGCTTGATCCAGCAGGCCTGCATGCCGCAGCGGATGGCGCCCGCCACGTCTGTGGTCAGGTCATCCCCCACGTGCAGGATCTTACCCAGCGGCAGGTTAAGCTTATCCGCCGCCAGATGGTACATGTCACTGAACGGCTTCGCGCGCCCGTGAGGACCCGCACGCAGCACGAATTCAAAGTAATCGCTGAGGCCGAACAGCTCCGGCTGGGCATTGCCGTTGGTGATGGCCACCAGCGGCCACTTTTCGGCAAGCGTCGCCAGCGTGTCGTGGGTTTCCTGCGGCACGTCGATACGGCTGCGCCATTTGGCGAAGTTTTCCATGGCCGCTTCCGCCCCAATCGCGGCATCCTGCGCGCTCAGGCCTACATTCAGCATCGCCTGCTCAACCGCGCGACGACGCCATTCGGTCACGTCGTGGTAAATGTCCGGCTCGGTCTCCCGCAGGGACTGACGCAGCTTCTGGAAGTCCTTGTTCTGCATCGTCTTCAGCGCGGGATGATAGTTCTGCACAAACGCCAGCGACTCCTGCTCGGTACGCAGGATCACCTCGCGGTTGTCATAAAGAGTGTCATCAAGGTCAAACGTCAGGGCTGAGATCTGACCGAGTGGGCGGTAAAAACGCATTATTTCCCCCGTTTGGCGCGTGGATGCGCCGCGTCATACACCGAGGCAAGGTGTTGGAAGTCTAAGTGGGTATAAATTTGTGTGGTCGACAGGTTCGCGTGGCCAAGCAGTTCCTGCACGCCGCGCAGATCGCCGCTTGACTCAAGCATGTGTGTTGCAAAGGAGTGGCGCAGCTTGTGCGGATGCACGTGGCTGTTCAGCCCCTGCTTAATGCCCCACTCCGCAAAGCGCTTCTGCACGTTACGCGCCGAGATCCGCTTGCCGAGTTTCGACAGGAACAGCGCATCTTCGTCGGTGCCAAACAGCCCGCGCAGGTCAAGCCAGTGCTCAATCCAGGAAACTGCATTGCGGCCAATCGGCAGGCGGCGCTCTTTGCTGCCCTTCCCCATTACCCACACTTCGCCCGATTCCAGGTCGAGATGCTTGAGATCAAGGTTGACGAGTTCAGACAAACGCAGCCCGGCACCGTACATCACCTCCAGCATCGCGCGGTCGCGGACGGCCAGCGGATCGTTCAGATCGATATCAAGCAGGCGGTTTACGTCGTCAACGTCAATATTTTTAGGCAGATGGCGCGGCGCTTTCGGCGTGGCGATCCCTTTTGCCGGGTTGGCTTTTATGCCGCCCTGGCTGACCAGCCAGTCGAAGAAGCTGCGCAGCGCAGAGAGCCTGAGCGCCAGGCTTGCCGGGCTGAGGTTTTTTTTGCGGCTACGCACGACGAACGCGCGTACCGTCGCAGCATCACATTGTTGCCAGCTTTTCAGGCCGATCTCGTCGGCGATCTGCATGATGGCATCAAGCTGACGCTGATAGTTAAGCAGCGTAATGGGGCTAAGCTGGCGTTCCACGCCGAGATAGCGCAGAAAGCGTGAGACGTCAGTGGCGAGCAGTCCGTCCGTCATACGCGCTCAATCCAGCGCTCCAGCAGCTCAGGCAGCATCAGGGCGATCTCCTGCAGCAGGTGCGTGGCTTGCCCCTGCTCATAGTGATGCGCGTCGCGGCTGGTAAATAAGATGACGCCCAGATCGCCATCGCGCCCCATCAGCGACATCGCCACCGAGCCAATCGCTTTGGCCTCCGGTAACACCACCAGCAGCTCAGGTCCGTTAAGCGGCCCCAGATAGTGGTGCTCATGGCCCAGACGCTGAATGCGCAGCGGTTCAAACGCCTGACGGCTCAGTGCCAGATGGGTAAATCCCGACGGTGCGCCGATGCGCCAGCGGTCAGGGAAAAGACGAATCGTTGCACCCGCCAGCCCCAGCTCGCGGGCCCAGCGGTGGAAGCGGCTGAGGAACTCGTCAAGACTGTGCGCCGACGCCAGACGCGCCTGAAGATGCAGCAGACGATAGAACAGGCTTTCGTTGGTGCTGGCCTGCTCCATCAGCAGCGTCATGTTCTCTTCAAGCTGATTGATGTGGTTGCGCGAGCGCGCCATGTGCCATTCGACCAGCGACACGGTCCCGCGAACCGGATGCGGCACGCGCATCTGTTCGACGACGCGCGCATTGCGAATAAAAAACTCAGGATTGCGCAGCAGATAATCAACAACAGCTCTGTCGTCCAGTTCCGTCACTGTTTCCTGCAGTTCTTCCCCTGGTTGTTTCATAGATGGATAAACCCGTCATAGACATGTGCCGCCGGGCCCGTCATATACAGTGGATGACCCGGTCCTTTCCAGGCGATATCAAGCCGACCGCCCGGTAATTCCACGCGAACCTCTTCAGCCAGTAACCCCTGGGAGATGCCCACGGCCACTGCCGCACAGGCTCCGCTTCCGCAGGCCTGCGTCTCGCCCGCACCGCGCTCGTAAACCCGCAGACGAATGTGCTCGCGCTTCACCACCTGCATAAAACCGATGTTCGCGCGCTCCGGGAAACGTTCGTGGCTTTCCAGCACCGGGCCGAGCGTTTCGACCGCCGCGGTTTCCACATCATCAACCTGGATCACGCAGTGTGGGTTACCCATAGAGACGACGCCGCACAATACTGTCTGCTCGGCCGCCCGCATAATATAGGTCTTTTCCGCTTTGTTTGCGCGAAACGGCACGACGGAGGGCTCGAAGTTAGGCTCGCCCATGTTCACGCGCACCAGCTCATCATCGGTGACGCTGAGCACCATGCGACCATTGGCTGTACTGACGCGAATATCACGCTTGTTAGTCAGCCCTTTCAGGCGGACAAAGCGGGCGAAACAGCGCGCGCCGTTGCCGCACTGGTTCACTTCGCTGCCGTCCGCGTTAAAAATACGGTAGTGGAAATCGAGGTCGGGATCGTACGGCGGCTCAACCACCAGCAGCTGATCGAACCCCACGCCCAGATGCCGATCCGCCAGACGACGGATCAGTTCCGGTGAGAAAAACACATTCTGCGTTACCGCGTCGACGACCATAAAATCGTTGCCAAGGCCATGCATTTTAGAGAACTGCATCATTTGCTCCATTGCGCGGGTACAGAACGTTGTCGTCAGAGATTAACCTGAGTCGGGCCGCCGTTGTCGCCACGGTCGTTAGTATCTGGCGTGGAAGACTCAATGCCGCTGTTAACCGGTTTCGTCGGCGGCGGTGCGGTTTTATCCGCAGGCGGAAAGTACAGTGGTCCCTTCAGTCCGCAGCCAGTCAGGCTAAACAGCGTGATGAGAACGGCAAGCGTTCGGAAAGCGTTTTTCATTATAAAGTTGCCCGTAAGTTCAAATCTGTTTCTATCATCGCAGGAGAAGACACAAAAGCAAGAGTTTGCCGCTTTCCTGCAACGGGAATTATTTAGGGTTATACTGCCGGCATCACGAAAAACAGGAACAAAACCATGAACGACAGTGAATTCCATCGCCTTGCCGACAACCTGTGGATGACCATCGAAGAGCGTCTTGACGACTGGGACGGCGACAGCGATATCGATTGTGAAATCAACGGCGGTATTCTGACCCTGAGCTTCGAAAATGGCAGCAAAATTATTATTAACCGTCAGGAGCCGCTTCACCAGGTGTGGCTGGCGGCCAAACAGGGCGGCTATCACTTCGATCTGAAGGGTGATGAGTGGGTGTGCGACCGTAGCGGCGTACCATTCTGGGATCTGCTGGAACAGGCCGCGACCGCGCAGGCGGGTGAGGCGGTGCGTTTCAGGTAGTTTTGTTGCCCGGTGGCGGCTGCGCCTTACCGGGCCTACAACGGCTCGAACCGTAGGCCGGGTAAGCATTAGCCACCCGGCGAAAAGGCTCAGGAGAAATACTGCTGCAACAGCGGCGCGGTGTCCTGATTGGCAGGCGCGGCAGGCGTGACGGCCTGAGTGCGGAACGGGATCACCTGCGCCCGGCCATCGACGTTCACAATCTGGTAGAACTGCGGCAGGTTAAAGTTGATAAAGCTTGAGCCGTAGGTAAAGCGGTCATGCGAAGAGGAGTAGAAGCGGCTGACGTCGCGCACCAGCTCCTCTTTACTGCCTTCACAATGGTGATACACCTCGGCGCGGTTGGTCTCATCCAGAATGTAGATGTTGAACCCGGCATCGTCGCCCGACTCTTCAAAGAAGAACTGAATAATCCCTTCACTGGCAAAGCCGTCCACCACCTGCGGGAGCTTAACGTGGTTGGTTTCCACCTGCACCGACAGGCCATGCAGCTTGTTATGTGAAATCGCGCCGTAGAATTCAATGGCGTTTTCCAGCTTCTGTACCGACACGTTGAGACGTTCAAAGAACAGGCCCCAGGTCTGGCCGGAGACGCGCAGCGCTTTAAAGCGCCCGGTTTCCTGACGGGTACTGGAGAGACGCAGCTCGATACACTCGGAGACCAGCTGCTGCACGCGGGTACGAATCAACCCGCGCAGGTGCTGGCTGTAGCAGAACACTTCCACGCTGTCCGGCGGCGCGGCATCCTGGTGCATCTTGCCAAGAATGGTTTTCAGCGCTTCGATCATCGCCTGCTCGCCGTTGAAGTGCAGGGTACGCACTTCGTTCCACGAGTTGCGGTACAGCAGGTCCACGCTGCCCACCAGGCAGTTTTGCTGCTCGCCAAAGCTAAAGACGTCCAGCTTGCGGAAGTCAAAATGGACCACCTGATTGCGGAAGGCCGCCGTCGGGTCGTATTCCAGGTTGACGATGATCGCCAGATGGCGAATCTCGCACGGGCTGTAGAGCGCTTTTGGCGTCGGCGCAGGCAGACGCAGCGGGAAGTGGTGCGACACATCCGCGACCATCTCCTGCAGCTTAGCGAGATCGACCACCTCGTTGCCTTTGATAAACAGGCGCGTGCGCGAGGTCAGCAGGCCGTTAAACCAGGCCCAGGCCACCAGCTTGTTCAGATAGCGGTTATATTCCAGCGGCTGATGGCTGATGATGGAATCCATGCTTGGCGCACGGTTGTACAGATACCACCCGGTGCGGTTCGCGCGGCCCGGCGGCACGTAGATAAACGTCAGGTTCGGTTCTGACAGGTCAGGCGAAATCTGCGGGTTAACCAGCGTGACTTTACCCGGCAGCGCTTCAAACGCGGCGTACAGCTTACGGGTCAATACCCCGATGTCCTGCGGGCTGGCGGAAACGCTGAGGTTGTTGCGGCGCGCAAAGCGAATCAGATTACGGTAGCTTTGCATCATCGCATCGAGCAGTTCGTTGTGCGCTTCACGCACCTGATCGATTTTCCAGTTGGCCCGGTTGTCGAGCATGGACAGACGCGCGTCGTCCCATCCCCACTCTTTTACTAACTGGCTGACCACTTCACGACGCCAGCCCACGCAGGCGCGTTCGCGGCTCAACTTCTCACAGACTTTGAGATAGAAACATCGACGTACCAGGTCCAGACGCGTGGTGTCATCAATGGCTTTCAGGTATTCGGTTACGCGCTCGAGCATCATGCAGTAGGCGTCGAGCCCGAAGGAGACGATCTCCCCGTCGTGCAGGCGCTGTTTGATGTCTTTCGCCAGCAGGCGCGGCGTCGGGTATTCCCAGGAGTAGGCTTCAAGCAGCAGCGTTTTCAGCACCGCTTTGTACGGTGAGTCGATACTCTTATAGAGCTGCCAGAGGCTTGCGCCGAAATACTCTTCCGCAGACAGTGAGCTGAGACCGCCGAGGTCCAGCCATTCGTTTGGCGTCAGTACGCCCTGCGCATAAAGCGACATGACGTAATCGTCGTAATGCTCTTCTTCTTCGCACGGGACCATATTCCACAGAATACGTTTCCCGGCCAGGCGAACGGCAGTACGGTAGAATTCATCCAGCAATAAGATGTGCTGGGTCGAGCCGCAGTCCTCACCACCCAGACTGCCGCTTTCGTTATGGCGGAAACGGTTTTCATCAATCAGGAAGAAGCTCACTTCCACGCCGAGCGAGGCCGCCCAGCTCTCCAGCAGGCTGCATTTACGCTGCAGCAGCTGACGCTCTTCGTTATCGAGCCAGGACTGATGACAGACCCAGATGTCCAGGTCAGAAGAACAGCTTTGCCCTACCGATGAGGTGCTCCCCATAGAGTAAACGCCGGTAATCGGCAGTTCACCTTTCGGGGACTCCTGTGGCGGCATGCCCCGGTAGAGTTCCAGCTCGTTCAAATAATGCTGTTGGGTTTCATCAGGCGTGAAAAGGCAAATGCCCTGGGGAACGTTACCATCAAGGTAGCCAGGCATCAGCGGGTGGTGATAGTGCAATAATGTCGGCAGCAGACTGTATACCTGCTGAAAAGCAGGGCCCATAGCAGCAAGCGCGCGATCCACACGCAGTTGATTTATGGCATCCAGTCTCTGTTTCAGAGTCTCAATATAGAGGTACAAGACGTATCGCCTGATGTTTCCGGGTGTCGCAGCTATTCAAAACACGAGTAACAGCGGACCCGCAGTATTTCAAAAAGATAACCGTTACCCTTTTTCGCCCTTATCATTTTTGGTGGTACCGACGAAAAAATGGTCTAAAACGTGATCAATTTAACACCTTGCCGATTGACCGTAAAGAAAGATGCGCTACATACAAGTGTAGCACCGTTCTGTACGTGTAAATTCCTGAATACGGCTCTGGCTGACGAATACGCCGCCTTGTCCCTCTCACTCTTCATCAACCGTAAAACTGCCATCCCAGAGTCAACAATGTTAGGATGGTTAGCGATTGATAATGACGGTAACAAGCATGTTAGACAATGTTTTGAGAATTGCCACACGCCAAAGCCCTCTCGCGCTCTGGCAGGCACATTATGTGAAGCAGCGCCTGGAAGCCTGCCACAGTGGATTGCGCGTCGAGCTGGTGCCGATGGTCACGCGCGGTGACGTGATCCTCGATACGCCGCTGGCGAAAGTGGGCGGCAAGGGCCTGTTTGTCAAAGAACTGGAACTGGCATTGCTTGAGAACCGCGCTGATATCGCCGTACATTCGATGAAAGATGTGCCCGTCGAGTTCCCGGAAGGGCTGGGGCTAGTGACCATCTGCGAGCGCGAAGACCCGCGCGATGCGTTTGTCTCTAACCGCTATGACTCGCTCGACGCGCTGCCAGCGGGTAGCGTGGTTGGTACGTCGAGTTTACGCCGTCAGTGTCAGCTGGCGGAGCGTCGTCCTGACCTGATCATCCGCTCGCTGCGCGGTAACGTCGGCACGCGTCTGGGCAAGCTGGATAACGGCGATTACGATGCCATTATCCTCGCCGTTGCCGGCCTGAAGCGTCTGGGGCTGGAAGAACGTATTCGCGTAGCGCTGCCGCCAGAGCTCTCACTGCCCGCTGTTGGCCAGGGTGCCGTCGGCATCGAGTGCCGTCTGGACGATGCGCGTACCCGCGAGCTGCTTGCCCCACTGAATCATGACGAAACCGCTACGCGCGTAAAAGCGGAGCGGGCGATGAATACCCGCCTCGAAGGCGGGTGCCAGGTGCCAATTGGCAGCTATGCTGAATTGACGAATGGCGAACTGTGGCTGCGCGCGCTGGTAGGCGCCCCGGACGGTTCGCAGATGGTGCGCGGCGAACGTCGCGGTAACGCGCAAGATGCCGAAAAGCTTGGCGTGTCGCTGGCGGAAGAGTTACTGGATAACGGCGCCCGCGAGATCCTGGCTGACGTATATAATGGAGAGCCCCCTGCATGAGTATTCTCGTCACCCGCCCTTCTCCCGCAGGAGAGCAGTTAGTGAGCCGTCTGCGCACACTGGGGCAGGTGGCCTGGAGTTTTCCGCTCATTGAATTCTCCCCCGGTCGCGAGCTCTCTGCGCTCGCCGACCAGATGAATACCCTTCAGGACGATGACCTGCTGTTTGCGCTGTCGCAGCATGCCGTGGAATTTGCCCACGCACAGCTGCAGCAGCAGGACATGGCCTGGCCAACCGCCCCCGGCTATTTCGCGATTGGCCGCACAACGGCACTGGCGCTGCATACCGTAAGCGGCGCGGACGTTCGTTACCCGTTAGATCGGGAAATCACTGAAGTCTTGCTACAATTACCTGAATTACAAACTGTTGCCGGAAAGCGTGCGCTCATTTTGCGAGGCAATGGGGGGCGCGAGCTGCTGGGCGAAACGCTGCGTGAACGTGGTGCGAACGTGACGTTCGTTGAGTGCTATCAGCGCTGTGCAAAACACTACGATGGCGCGGAAGAGGCGATGCGCTGGCACGCGCGAGGCATCAATACGCTGGTGGTCACCAGCGGTGAAATGTTACAACAGCTTTGGGCGCTGATACCGCGTTGGTATCGCGAAAACTGGTTACTCCGCTGTCGGCTTCTGGTCGTCAGTGAGCGTCTGGCGAACCAGGCCCGGGAACTGGGCTGGCAGGATATTCGGATCGCTGATAACGCCGACAACGATGCGCTGCTGCGCGCATTACAATAACTCTCAAATGGGAAGCCATAATGACGGAACACGACAAATCCTCCGCCGTGGTTGAAGAGACCAGGGAGACTGTGGAGACGACGCCACAGCCAGAGACGACTGAGAAAACCGCTGAGAAGAAAAACGGCAGCAACAAAACAAGCCTCACGCTGAGCGCGATTGCCATCGCCATTGCGCTGGCAGCGGGGGTTGGCCTGTACGGGCTGGTGAAGCAACAGAGCGCTAACCAGACGTCCACCAGCGATGCGCTGGTGAATCAGCTCACTGCCCTGCAAAAAGAGCAGGAGACGCAGAAAACCGAGCTGGAAGCCGTGATTAAGCAGCAGGCCGCCGCGCTTGCCGAAGCGAACAGCAAACAGGAAGAGCTGACCAAACAGCTGGGTGAAGTACAGCAGAAAGTCGCCACGATTTCCGGCACCGATGCCAAAACCTGGCTGCTCTCGCAGGCTGACTTCCTGGTGAAGCTCGCCGGACGTAAGCTCTGGAGCGATCAGGACGTCACCACTGCCGCCGCGCTGCTGAAAAGCGCCGATGCAAGCCTGGCAGACATGAACGACCCGAGCCTCATTACCGCCCGTCGCGCGATTACCGAAGACATCGCCAGCCTCTCCGCCGTTTCGCAGGTGGATTACGACGGCATTATCCTTAAAGTGAATCAGCTGTCGAATCAGATTGATAACCTGCAGCTGGCGGATAACAACGACGACGACTCCCCGATGGATTCCGACGGTACGGAGCTTTCCAGCTCGCTGAGCGAATGGCGCATAAACCTGCAGAAAAGCTGGCAGAACTTTATGGACAGCTTTATCACTATCCGCCGTCGCGACGAAACTGCCGTACCGCTGCTCGCGCCGAACCAGGACATCTATCTGCGCGAGAACATTCGTTCCCGCCTGCTGGTGGCGGCCCAGGCCGTGCCGCGTCATCAGGAAGAGACCTATAAACAGGCGCTGGATAACGTCTCAACGTGGGTACGCGCTTACTACAACACCGATGATGCGACGACCACCGCCTTCCTCGAAGACATTGATAAGCTGAGTCAGCAGAACATCACCATGAACGTGCCGGACAAGCTGACCAGCCAGCCGATTCTGGAGAAACTGATGCAGACGCGCGTGCGTAACCTGCTGGCGCAGCCGGGCGTGCCGGCTGAGCAAACGGGCGGAGCGGCACCTGCTCCGGCTCCTGCGCCTGAAAGCGCACCGCAGGGAGAGTAACGATGCTAAAAGTCCTCTTACTCTTTATCCTGCTGATTGCCGGGATCGTCCTGGGACCTATGCTTGCGGGTCATCAGGGTTATGTCCTGATCCAGACCGATAACTACAACATTGAAACCAGCGTAACGGGTCTGACGATCATTCTGATCCTCGGCGTGGTGGTGCTGTTTGCGATCGAGTGGATCCTGCGCCGTATTTTCCGTACCGGTGCCCATACCCGCGGCTGGTTCGTTGGCCGTAAGCGCCGTCGCGCCCGTAAACAGACCGAGCAGGCGCTACTTAAGCTCGCAGAGGGTGACTATCAGCAGGTTGAAAAGCTGATGTCGAAAAACGCCGACCATGCCGAACAGCCGGTGGTGAACTATCTGCTGGCGGCCGAAGCGGCGCAGCAGCGCGGTGATGAAGCCCGCGCTAATCAGCATCTGGAGCGAGCGGCTGAGCTGGCTCACGGCGACCCGATTCCGGTGGAAATCACGCGCGTTCGTCTGCAGCTGGCACGCAATGAGAATCACGCGGCTCGCCACGGCATCGACCGTCTGCTGGAAGTCGCGCCGCGTCATCCGGAAGTGCTGCGCCTTGCCGAGCAGGCCTATATTCGTACCGGCGCCTGGGGCTCACTGCTGGACATCATTCCGTCGATGGCGAAGGCCGAGGTGGGCGACGATGAACATCGTGATGAGCTTCAGCGTCTGGCGTGGATTGGCCTGATGGATCAGGCGCGCGCAGACCTGGGAAGCGACGGTCTGAAAACGTGGTGGAAGAATCAGAGCCGTAAAACGCGTCAGCAGGTTCCTCTGCAGGTGGCGATGGCGGAACACCTCATCGAATGTGACGATCACGACACGGCTCAGGCGATCCTCCTCGACGGTCTGAAGCGCCAGTACGACGATCGTCTGGTGATGGTGATCCCGCGCCTGAAAACCAACAATCCTGAGCAAATCGAAAAAGTGCTGCGTCAGCAGATTAAAACCGTCGGCGATCGACCGCTGCTGTGGAGCACGCTCGGCCAGTCGTTGATGAAGCACGGCGAATGGCAGGAGGCGAGCCTCGCCTTCCGTGCAGCGCTGAAGCAGCGTCCGGACGCCTTCGACTACGCCTGGCTTGCCGATACGCTGGACAAGCAGCATAAGCCGGAAGAGGCCGCCGCCATGCGCCGTGACGGGCTGTTGCTGACCCTGCAAAACAACGGTACCCAGCAATAATCAAAAAGGAGGCCAGACGGCCTCCTTTTTTTATCGCCTTTCTGCTGCTACATTCTTTACACCTGCATCCGCAAACGAGCCCGCCAATGTAACGATCTCTTTTCATTAACTTTTTCTCACACACGCGCACATTCTGCAGCGTGGATTAAATCGTTTTTGAAAGGAAATCGTCATGAACTCGCTTCTCTATGCGCTTATTGAAGCGCTGCGCTGCCACCGCTGGCTGCGCCTCCTTGCTTGTGCTTTTATCTTTTCTTCGCTGGGGAATGGCTTAACCCAGGTCGTGGTCTTCGGCTTGCTGTTAGCATGGTCAGCCCCGCCCGCACTGCTCACCCTCGCTTTTCTTTTCGCTACGGTGCCGGGGTTTATCGGGAGTACGATCGGCGAAAAGCTGTGCTCCCGATGTTCTCCGATCGCCCTGCTGATACTGACCGAGGCGCTGGGATTGCTCGCCCTGCTCTTTCCCCTCCTTGGTGTGGGTTATCACAGCGTTACCGCGTTACTCGCCGTGCA harbors:
- the uvrD gene encoding DNA helicase II, which codes for MDVSYLLDSLNDKQRDAVAASRTNLLVLAGAGSGKTRVLVHRIAWLQSVENCSPYSIMAVTFTNKAAAEMRHRIAQLMGTSQGGMWVGTFHGLAHRLLRAHHMDANLPQDFQILDSEDQLRLLKRLIKAMNLDEKQWPPRQAMWYINGQKDEGLRPHHIQSFGNPVEQTWQNVYKAYQEACDRAGLVDFAELLLRAHELWLNKPHILQHYRERFTNILVDEFQDTNNIQYAWIRLLAGDTGKVMIVGDDDQSIYGWRGAQVENIQRFLNDFPGAETIRLEQNYRSTSNILSAANALIENNNGRLGKKLWTDGVDGEPISIYCAFNELDEARFVVNRIKTWQDNGGALEQCAILYRSNAQSRVLEEALLQVGMPYRIYGGMRFFERQEIKDALSYLRLIANRNDDAAFERVVNTPTRGIGDRTLDVVRQASRDRQLTLWQACRELLQEKALAGRAASALQRFLELIDALAQETADMPLHVQTDRVIKDSGLRTMYEQEKGEKGQTRIENLEELVTATRQFSYNEEDEDLMPLQAFLSHAALEAGEGQADTWQDAVQLMTLHSAKGLEFPQVFIVGMEEGMFPSQMSLDEGGRLEEERRLAYVGVTRAMQKLTLTYAETRRLYGKEVYHRPSRFIGELPEECVEEVRLRASISRPVSHQRMGSPMAETDTGYKLGQRVRHSKFGEGTIVNLEGSGEHSRLQVAFQGQGIKWLVAAYAKLETV
- the yigB gene encoding 5-amino-6-(5-phospho-D-ribitylamino)uracil phosphatase YigB is translated as MRFYRPLGQISALTFDLDDTLYDNREVILRTEQESLAFVQNYHPALKTMQNKDFQKLRQSLRETEPDIYHDVTEWRRRAVEQAMLNVGLSAQDAAIGAEAAMENFAKWRSRIDVPQETHDTLATLAEKWPLVAITNGNAQPELFGLSDYFEFVLRAGPHGRAKPFSDMYHLAADKLNLPLGKILHVGDDLTTDVAGAIRCGMQACWIKPENADLMIASDSRLLPHVEISRLASLTTLI
- the xerC gene encoding tyrosine recombinase XerC; amino-acid sequence: MTDGLLATDVSRFLRYLGVERQLSPITLLNYQRQLDAIMQIADEIGLKSWQQCDAATVRAFVVRSRKKNLSPASLALRLSALRSFFDWLVSQGGIKANPAKGIATPKAPRHLPKNIDVDDVNRLLDIDLNDPLAVRDRAMLEVMYGAGLRLSELVNLDLKHLDLESGEVWVMGKGSKERRLPIGRNAVSWIEHWLDLRGLFGTDEDALFLSKLGKRISARNVQKRFAEWGIKQGLNSHVHPHKLRHSFATHMLESSGDLRGVQELLGHANLSTTQIYTHLDFQHLASVYDAAHPRAKRGK
- a CDS encoding DUF484 domain-containing protein: MKQPGEELQETVTELDDRAVVDYLLRNPEFFIRNARVVEQMRVPHPVRGTVSLVEWHMARSRNHINQLEENMTLLMEQASTNESLFYRLLHLQARLASAHSLDEFLSRFHRWARELGLAGATIRLFPDRWRIGAPSGFTHLALSRQAFEPLRIQRLGHEHHYLGPLNGPELLVVLPEAKAIGSVAMSLMGRDGDLGVILFTSRDAHHYEQGQATHLLQEIALMLPELLERWIERV
- the dapF gene encoding diaminopimelate epimerase — its product is MQFSKMHGLGNDFMVVDAVTQNVFFSPELIRRLADRHLGVGFDQLLVVEPPYDPDLDFHYRIFNADGSEVNQCGNGARCFARFVRLKGLTNKRDIRVSTANGRMVLSVTDDELVRVNMGEPNFEPSVVPFRANKAEKTYIMRAAEQTVLCGVVSMGNPHCVIQVDDVETAAVETLGPVLESHERFPERANIGFMQVVKREHIRLRVYERGAGETQACGSGACAAVAVGISQGLLAEEVRVELPGGRLDIAWKGPGHPLYMTGPAAHVYDGFIHL
- the lptM gene encoding LPS translocon maturation chaperone LptM — protein: MKNAFRTLAVLITLFSLTGCGLKGPLYFPPADKTAPPPTKPVNSGIESSTPDTNDRGDNGGPTQVNL
- the cyaY gene encoding iron donor protein CyaY, with translation MNDSEFHRLADNLWMTIEERLDDWDGDSDIDCEINGGILTLSFENGSKIIINRQEPLHQVWLAAKQGGYHFDLKGDEWVCDRSGVPFWDLLEQAATAQAGEAVRFR